In Nonomuraea muscovyensis, one genomic interval encodes:
- a CDS encoding sugar ABC transporter substrate-binding protein produces MSVLRGSPRLLAIAASVAVTAFAAGCGGGPAAPAGGARQETSGPVAAFDAKVRADVDAALAAQTEQTNPVPAEGPAVVPGKKLVIIPCAMAVEGCARPARAAQEAAKVLGWDASIDDPAGDASKMSAAIKRAVSSGAHGIVLNSIDAAAVQGDLRAARKAGLSVVCDMCGDTGGLIQSVSPPLEENERAGYLLAQQAYLLTKERFGSAPRFIVMLDDEFATVRARAAGVKRFIGDCEAAGAGCELAAEGRHLAAEISTTAPSRVVQLARSNPRHNVLFAGYDAALHFFAQGLRQAGLADPAKVIGISVDADVANTDDIRKGGFQAASAGVAMRRVGYGMVDDLNRLFSGGQPVAQGISVKLITKANAPASGSWDGDFDATPHYLKLWGKP; encoded by the coding sequence ATGAGCGTTCTCCGCGGATCTCCCCGCCTCCTCGCCATCGCGGCGTCCGTCGCCGTCACGGCGTTCGCCGCCGGATGCGGAGGCGGCCCGGCCGCCCCGGCCGGCGGGGCGCGGCAGGAGACCAGCGGACCCGTCGCCGCCTTCGACGCCAAGGTCAGGGCCGACGTCGACGCGGCGCTCGCCGCCCAGACCGAGCAGACCAACCCGGTGCCCGCCGAGGGGCCGGCGGTGGTCCCGGGCAAGAAGCTCGTCATCATTCCGTGCGCCATGGCGGTCGAGGGGTGCGCCCGGCCGGCGCGCGCCGCGCAGGAGGCCGCGAAGGTCCTGGGCTGGGATGCCTCCATCGACGACCCGGCCGGTGACGCGTCCAAGATGTCCGCGGCGATCAAGCGGGCGGTCTCGTCGGGGGCGCACGGCATCGTCCTCAACTCGATCGACGCCGCCGCCGTCCAGGGCGACCTGCGGGCCGCCCGGAAGGCGGGGCTGAGCGTGGTGTGCGACATGTGCGGCGACACGGGCGGCCTCATCCAGTCGGTCAGCCCGCCCCTGGAGGAGAACGAGCGCGCCGGCTACCTGCTCGCCCAGCAGGCGTACCTGCTGACCAAGGAGCGGTTCGGCAGCGCGCCCAGGTTCATCGTGATGCTGGACGACGAGTTCGCCACGGTGCGGGCCCGGGCCGCGGGCGTCAAGAGGTTCATCGGCGACTGCGAGGCCGCCGGAGCGGGCTGCGAGCTGGCCGCCGAGGGCAGGCACCTCGCCGCCGAGATCAGCACCACGGCCCCGAGCAGGGTCGTGCAGCTCGCCCGGAGCAACCCGCGGCACAACGTGCTGTTCGCGGGCTACGACGCGGCGCTGCACTTCTTCGCCCAGGGGCTGCGCCAGGCGGGCCTGGCCGATCCGGCGAAGGTCATCGGCATCTCGGTCGACGCCGACGTGGCCAACACCGACGACATCCGCAAGGGCGGCTTCCAGGCGGCCTCGGCCGGTGTGGCGATGCGGCGCGTCGGCTACGGCATGGTGGACGACCTCAACCGGCTGTTCTCCGGCGGGCAGCCGGTCGCGCAGGGCATCTCGGTCAAGCTCATCACCAAGGCCAACGCGCCGGCCTCCGGGTCCTGGGACGGCGACTTCGACGCCACGCCGCACTACCTGAAGCTCTGGGGAAAGCCGTGA
- a CDS encoding sugar ABC transporter ATP-binding protein, with protein sequence MTAARPPVVAVRELSKTFLGQRALDRVSLEVRAGEVHALLGENGSGKSTLIKCLAGYHEPDRGAVVEIDGVPMALPYSPVRATAAGLLFVHQDLGLIPSLTVAENFAIGRGFDAAPAGRIDWPGIRRRARAELAVLGHDIPVDQPVGRLPLAEQTIVAIARALAGAGPGARLLVLDEPTAALPDAESRRLFAAVRRVAASGVGIGYVSHRLHEILEIGDRATVLRDGRLVDTVDVAGLSERDLVRLIVGHDVDRAPSRPAPVPAGAGAGEPLLTVTGLRGERLRGVSFAVRRGEVVGVAGMLGSGRSELARLLAGAQRPRGGEIRLRGRVVRHRSPREAVRDGVALIPEDRRRDGGFLQLPVSRNLTLPSVRRFWRRGRISGRAERACVDGLLTEFRVSPAAPERRFGVLSGGNQQKVVIAKWFATAPDLVVFDEPVQGVDVGARAEIFGLVSRAAERGAGVLLISCELDEVLGLCHRVLVLRDGELVADLPGERLDRASLTRLVYFGTEGTTGTAGTAGTTGTTGTAGTTVEKAS encoded by the coding sequence GTGACCGCCGCCCGCCCCCCGGTCGTCGCCGTCAGGGAGCTGTCCAAGACGTTCCTCGGCCAGCGGGCCCTGGACCGGGTTTCCCTCGAGGTCCGCGCCGGCGAGGTGCACGCGCTCCTGGGCGAGAACGGGTCGGGCAAGTCGACGCTGATCAAGTGCCTGGCGGGCTACCACGAGCCGGACCGGGGCGCGGTCGTCGAGATCGACGGTGTGCCCATGGCGCTGCCGTACTCCCCCGTCCGGGCGACCGCCGCCGGGCTGCTCTTCGTCCACCAGGACCTGGGGCTCATCCCGAGCCTGACCGTCGCCGAGAACTTCGCGATCGGCCGCGGCTTCGACGCCGCCCCGGCGGGACGCATCGACTGGCCGGGCATCCGGCGGCGGGCACGGGCCGAGCTGGCCGTCCTGGGTCACGACATCCCGGTGGATCAGCCGGTCGGGCGGCTGCCGCTCGCCGAGCAGACCATCGTCGCCATCGCCCGCGCCCTGGCCGGCGCGGGGCCGGGGGCGCGGCTGCTCGTCCTCGACGAGCCCACGGCCGCGCTGCCGGACGCCGAGAGCCGCCGACTTTTCGCGGCCGTACGACGCGTCGCCGCGAGCGGCGTCGGGATCGGGTACGTCTCGCACCGGCTGCACGAGATCCTGGAGATCGGCGACCGGGCGACGGTGCTGCGGGACGGGCGGCTCGTGGACACCGTGGACGTGGCGGGACTGTCGGAACGGGACCTCGTCAGGCTCATCGTCGGCCACGACGTGGACCGCGCGCCGAGCCGCCCGGCTCCGGTCCCGGCGGGAGCCGGAGCCGGCGAGCCGCTGCTGACGGTGACCGGACTTCGGGGCGAGCGGCTGCGGGGCGTCTCCTTCGCGGTCCGCCGCGGCGAGGTGGTCGGGGTGGCCGGGATGCTCGGCTCCGGCCGCAGCGAGCTGGCCAGGCTGCTGGCCGGCGCGCAGCGCCCTCGGGGCGGTGAGATCCGGCTGCGCGGGCGGGTGGTGCGGCACCGCTCGCCGCGCGAGGCGGTGCGCGACGGCGTCGCGCTCATCCCCGAGGACAGGCGCCGCGACGGAGGTTTCCTGCAACTGCCCGTCTCCCGCAATCTCACCCTGCCGTCGGTCCGGCGGTTCTGGCGCCGGGGACGGATCTCGGGGCGGGCCGAGCGGGCCTGCGTCGACGGGCTCCTGACCGAGTTCCGGGTCAGTCCGGCCGCGCCCGAACGCAGGTTCGGCGTGCTGTCCGGCGGCAACCAGCAGAAGGTCGTCATCGCCAAGTGGTTCGCGACCGCCCCGGACCTCGTCGTCTTCGACGAGCCGGTCCAGGGCGTGGACGTCGGCGCCCGGGCGGAGATCTTCGGGCTGGTGTCGCGGGCCGCCGAGCGCGGCGCCGGCGTCCTGCTCATCTCCTGCGAGCTGGACGAGGTGCTCGGCCTGTGCCATCGCGTCCTCGTCCTGCGCGACGGCGAACTGGTCGCCGACCTGCCGGGCGAGCGGCTCGACCGGGCGTCGCTGACCCGGCTCGTCTACTTCGGGACGGAAGGCACGACAGGCACGGCGGGCACGGCAGGGACGACAGGCACAACAGGCACGGCGGGCACGACAGTGGAGAAGGCGTCATGA
- a CDS encoding ABC transporter permease: MSTSTDHAMPTPPGVRVARSVRLPGGRSEPLALFLARVALPLLLLALVAVFSLLRPETFFTLDNLGTVLSLQAVLGILALGLLLPLIVGELDLSVAANLGLGVVLVTGLTSRQGLPLALAVVLAAVVCTLVGVLNGLLVTRVGINSFIVTIGMSTVITGAVSAYTQGNVFYDGIPPSLPAIGQGRLLGVPLPVVYAVLLAALVWYLLAHTPAGRFLYAIGGSREAARLSGVPVRGLTLLAFAGAGLLAGVAGIVQAGVLGSGNPTVGPPLLLPAYAAVFLGATAIQPGVFNVWGTIIAVVTIQVGATGLALVGAPFWIEPVFTGLALIIAVAAARYLKGEAL; encoded by the coding sequence ATGAGCACCTCGACAGATCACGCGATGCCCACCCCGCCCGGCGTGCGGGTGGCCCGATCGGTGCGCCTGCCCGGCGGCCGGAGCGAGCCGCTGGCCCTCTTCCTGGCCAGGGTGGCGCTGCCGCTGCTCCTGCTCGCGCTGGTGGCGGTGTTCTCGCTGCTGCGCCCGGAGACCTTCTTCACCCTGGACAACCTGGGCACGGTGCTGAGCCTGCAGGCCGTCCTCGGCATCCTCGCCCTGGGGCTGCTCCTGCCGCTGATCGTCGGGGAGCTGGACCTGTCGGTCGCCGCGAACCTGGGGCTCGGCGTCGTGCTGGTCACGGGTCTCACCTCGCGGCAGGGGCTGCCGCTGGCCCTGGCCGTCGTGCTGGCCGCCGTCGTGTGCACGCTCGTCGGCGTGCTGAACGGCCTGCTCGTCACCCGGGTGGGCATCAACTCCTTCATCGTGACGATCGGGATGAGCACTGTCATCACCGGCGCCGTCTCCGCGTACACGCAGGGGAACGTCTTCTACGACGGCATTCCCCCGTCGCTGCCGGCCATCGGGCAGGGCAGGCTGCTGGGCGTCCCGCTCCCCGTGGTGTACGCGGTCCTGCTGGCGGCCCTGGTGTGGTATCTGCTGGCCCACACCCCCGCCGGCCGCTTCCTCTATGCGATCGGCGGCTCGCGGGAGGCCGCGCGGCTGAGCGGTGTGCCGGTGCGCGGGCTCACGCTGCTGGCCTTCGCCGGCGCCGGCCTGCTGGCGGGTGTCGCGGGGATCGTCCAGGCGGGCGTCCTCGGCAGCGGCAACCCGACGGTCGGGCCGCCGCTGCTGCTGCCCGCCTACGCCGCGGTCTTCCTCGGCGCGACCGCGATCCAGCCGGGCGTGTTCAACGTGTGGGGGACGATCATCGCCGTGGTCACCATCCAGGTGGGCGCGACGGGGCTGGCGCTGGTCGGGGCGCCGTTCTGGATCGAACCCGTCTTCACCGGCCTGGCCCTCATCATCGCCGTCGCCGCCGCCCGCTATCTGAAGGGCGAGGCCCTGTAG
- a CDS encoding SDR family NAD(P)-dependent oxidoreductase, with amino-acid sequence MRIDLSGRTALVTGSTQGIGLATAVGLAEAGASVVVNGRGEAGVRRAVERILAARPGADARGVAADLATAAGMETLVAAVPQVDVLVNNLGIFEPRDFFDVEDAEWLRFFDTNIMSGIRASRAYLPGMLERDWGRVVFVSSESALQVPPEMIHYGMTKTAQLSVSRGLAERCAGTGVTVNAVLPGPTASEGVGDFVMRLGVGGETAQDAVDEFVRNHRPTSILRRAATPAEVANMIVYLCSPQAAATTGAAVSVDGGTRRSIA; translated from the coding sequence ATGCGCATCGACCTTTCAGGCAGGACCGCCCTCGTCACGGGCTCGACCCAGGGCATCGGCCTGGCGACCGCCGTGGGGCTGGCCGAGGCCGGCGCCTCGGTGGTGGTCAACGGCCGCGGCGAGGCCGGCGTGCGACGGGCCGTCGAGCGGATCCTCGCCGCGCGGCCCGGCGCGGACGCCCGGGGGGTGGCCGCCGACCTGGCGACCGCCGCCGGCATGGAGACCCTGGTGGCCGCCGTGCCCCAGGTGGACGTGCTGGTGAACAACCTCGGGATCTTCGAGCCGCGCGACTTCTTCGACGTCGAGGACGCCGAGTGGCTGCGCTTCTTCGACACCAACATCATGAGCGGCATCCGGGCGTCCCGGGCGTACCTGCCCGGCATGCTGGAGCGCGACTGGGGGCGCGTCGTCTTCGTCTCCAGCGAGTCGGCGCTGCAGGTGCCGCCGGAGATGATCCACTACGGCATGACGAAGACCGCCCAGCTGTCGGTGTCGCGCGGCCTGGCCGAGCGGTGCGCGGGCACGGGCGTCACCGTCAACGCGGTGCTGCCCGGCCCGACCGCGTCGGAGGGGGTCGGCGACTTCGTGATGAGGCTGGGGGTCGGCGGGGAGACGGCGCAGGACGCGGTGGACGAGTTCGTGCGCAACCACCGGCCGACCTCGATCCTGCGCCGGGCGGCCACGCCAGCGGAGGTGGCGAACATGATCGTCTATCTCTGCTCGCCGCAGGCGGCGGCCACGACCGGCGCGGCCGTGTCGGTCGACGGCGGGACCAGGCGTTCCATCGCGTGA
- a CDS encoding substrate-binding domain-containing protein, whose protein sequence is MTPHASKTAVAVLALGLAATGCGGSAAGSGGAAGGDGVLVGLVTKTDDNPFYVKMKEGAQARAEQLGYELRPLAGKGQSDNDSQVQAVENLVAAGAEAILITPSDSKAILPAIDKARAEGVLVLALDSPTDPVSAADGTFATDNYQAGVLIGRWAKETFEGRQARIALLDLSPAQVAVDVQRDQGFLEGFGVDVKDRTRIGDESDPRIAGHEVTDANEEGGRTAMEKLLQKDRGINLVYTINEPAAAGAYEAIKAAGLQDQITVVSVDGGCPGVRDVAGKAIGATSMQFPIKMATDALDAVAAYLKDGTKPAASAGLDFTDTGATLITDQPAPGVPSQDSAWGLKNCWG, encoded by the coding sequence ATGACCCCTCACGCCTCCAAGACCGCCGTGGCGGTCCTGGCTCTGGGGCTGGCAGCGACCGGCTGCGGCGGTTCGGCCGCGGGGTCCGGGGGCGCGGCCGGCGGCGACGGCGTCCTCGTCGGCCTGGTCACCAAGACCGATGACAACCCCTTCTACGTCAAGATGAAGGAGGGCGCCCAGGCCCGCGCCGAGCAACTCGGCTACGAGCTGCGCCCGCTGGCCGGCAAGGGGCAGAGCGACAACGACTCCCAGGTCCAGGCCGTGGAGAACCTCGTGGCCGCCGGCGCCGAGGCCATCCTCATCACCCCGTCCGACTCCAAGGCGATCCTGCCCGCCATCGACAAGGCCCGCGCCGAGGGCGTGCTCGTCCTCGCCCTCGACTCGCCCACCGACCCGGTCTCCGCCGCCGACGGCACGTTCGCGACCGACAACTACCAGGCCGGCGTGCTGATCGGCCGGTGGGCCAAGGAGACGTTCGAGGGCAGGCAGGCCAGGATCGCCCTGCTCGACCTCAGCCCGGCCCAGGTGGCCGTCGACGTGCAGCGCGACCAGGGCTTCCTGGAGGGCTTCGGCGTCGACGTCAAGGACAGGACCCGGATCGGCGACGAGTCCGACCCGCGCATCGCCGGTCACGAGGTGACGGACGCCAACGAGGAGGGCGGGCGCACGGCGATGGAGAAGCTGCTGCAGAAGGACCGCGGCATCAACCTCGTCTACACCATCAACGAGCCCGCCGCGGCGGGCGCCTACGAGGCCATCAAGGCGGCCGGGCTGCAGGACCAGATCACCGTCGTCTCCGTGGACGGCGGCTGCCCCGGCGTGCGCGACGTCGCGGGCAAGGCCATCGGCGCCACCTCGATGCAGTTCCCGATCAAGATGGCGACCGACGCCCTGGACGCCGTGGCGGCGTACCTGAAGGACGGGACCAAGCCGGCAGCCTCGGCGGGCCTCGACTTCACCGACACCGGCGCCACGCTCATCACCGACCAGCCCGCTCCCGGCGTGCCGTCG